The following are encoded together in the Myxococcaceae bacterium JPH2 genome:
- a CDS encoding IPT/TIG domain-containing protein, translating into MSLSIHVRTHALYLALGGLVACGAAVDSEPRLLSLSPTRGEASAPLRVTITGEGLRPSVWTDFSHDGRDTVDTTFQARLGPEALDEVQLIGPDQLEATVPAGLASGLYDLTVVDPSGREATLARAFEVLATSGERTRALAGFRFEAVNAQHAWEPFTVTVLAVDGEGQRLSGFNGSAKLTDDSGTAVPSMVGPFRDGVWSGQLEVRRTMSANVLRLDDSTGHTGVSAPFEVTARAAVALRFVTPARSVTAGECTSVVTLARIDDQGDRVATREALDISLEEDLPRTRTLYADASCATPLARLSMDAGADSVSFYLRIERAGGSSLTASTGTLRSAVQPLKVVPAAPARLAFASFPDALVLGTCSGPVALEVRDAFDNPTLTPGPTQVDLAAEPTQDYTFNGDPTCASSIAGLALTPASRVALFYVRGMSAGTVIMRASAPGLDSARGAISVRAPLRPEAISSNRPARDTTEVFTLDLDDRERP; encoded by the coding sequence ATGAGCCTGTCCATCCACGTTCGCACGCATGCGCTCTACCTCGCGCTGGGTGGGTTGGTGGCCTGCGGCGCTGCTGTCGATTCCGAGCCGCGTCTGCTCTCACTGTCCCCCACGCGTGGCGAAGCCAGCGCCCCCCTGCGCGTCACCATCACCGGCGAGGGCCTGCGTCCGAGCGTCTGGACCGACTTCTCCCACGATGGCCGCGACACCGTGGATACGACCTTCCAGGCGCGACTCGGCCCGGAGGCGCTCGACGAGGTCCAGCTCATCGGACCGGATCAACTGGAAGCCACCGTCCCCGCGGGACTGGCCAGTGGGTTGTATGACCTGACCGTGGTGGATCCCTCGGGCCGAGAGGCGACGCTGGCGCGAGCCTTCGAGGTGCTCGCCACCTCGGGTGAGCGCACGCGCGCGCTCGCGGGCTTTCGCTTCGAGGCCGTGAACGCGCAGCACGCCTGGGAGCCCTTCACCGTCACGGTGCTCGCGGTGGATGGAGAGGGCCAGCGACTGAGCGGCTTCAACGGCTCGGCGAAGCTCACGGACGACTCCGGAACCGCCGTGCCGTCGATGGTGGGGCCCTTTCGCGATGGTGTCTGGAGCGGACAGTTGGAGGTGCGCCGCACCATGAGCGCGAACGTGCTGCGGCTCGATGACAGCACCGGACACACCGGAGTGTCCGCGCCCTTCGAGGTCACCGCCCGCGCGGCCGTGGCGCTGCGCTTCGTCACCCCGGCGAGGAGTGTCACCGCGGGCGAGTGCACCTCCGTGGTGACGCTCGCGCGCATCGATGACCAGGGCGATCGCGTGGCAACGCGCGAGGCGCTCGACATTTCCCTGGAGGAAGACCTGCCGCGCACGCGCACGCTCTACGCCGACGCGAGCTGCGCGACACCGCTCGCGCGACTCTCGATGGACGCGGGCGCGGACTCGGTCAGCTTCTATCTGCGCATCGAGCGCGCGGGCGGCTCGTCCCTGACCGCGAGCACGGGCACCTTGCGCTCGGCGGTGCAGCCGCTGAAGGTCGTCCCGGCCGCACCCGCGCGGCTCGCCTTCGCCTCGTTCCCGGATGCGCTCGTCCTGGGGACTTGCTCGGGCCCCGTGGCGCTGGAGGTTCGCGACGCCTTCGACAATCCCACCCTCACTCCAGGCCCGACCCAGGTGGACCTCGCGGCCGAGCCCACGCAGGACTACACCTTCAACGGAGACCCAACCTGCGCGAGTTCCATCGCGGGGCTTGCCTTGACGCCCGCCTCGCGCGTCGCGTTGTTCTACGTGCGCGGCATGAGCGCGGGGACGGTGATCATGCGCGCGTCCGCGCCGGGGCTCGACAGCGCGAGGGGCGCAATCTCCGTGCGCGCTCCGCTGCGCCCAGAGGCCATCTCTTCGAACCGCCCCGCTCGCGACACCACGGAGGTCTTCACGCTCGACCTCGACGACCGCGAGCGCCCCTGA
- a CDS encoding VOC family protein, which yields MHVQGFHHVAIQARDVERVTAFYRDLLGFPELTRHRRPDGSLRSIWVGVPGGAFLAIEAVEGAPPELPFRHEHPGLLMLAFRIPRGERAEAVETLARAGVPLEHETRWTVYVRDPEGNRVALSHHPED from the coding sequence ATGCACGTTCAGGGCTTCCACCACGTGGCCATCCAGGCGAGGGACGTGGAGCGCGTTACCGCCTTCTATCGCGACCTTCTGGGCTTCCCGGAGCTGACCCGACACCGGAGGCCGGACGGCTCCCTGCGGAGCATCTGGGTCGGGGTCCCTGGGGGGGCCTTCCTGGCCATCGAGGCGGTGGAGGGGGCTCCCCCGGAGCTGCCGTTCCGCCACGAGCATCCCGGCCTGCTGATGCTGGCGTTCCGGATACCGCGCGGGGAGCGGGCGGAGGCGGTGGAGACCCTGGCGCGCGCCGGGGTTCCGCTGGAGCACGAGACGCGGTGGACGGTGTACGTACGCGACCCCGAGGGCAACCGGGTGGCGCTCAGTCACCACCCCGAGGACTAG
- a CDS encoding response regulator yields the protein MARLLIVEDNHELASLVATMAQNRGHDAIAVHTGEAALETLGPSARFDAALVDLLLPDIRGSEVLGALRAHRIPAIAVSGVYKGDRFAQEATQVHGARAFFEKPFELDTVLDALELAGGVPRARRPDAADAVETVPAPQQEELLDEVDLLVLEELVPEPDDAADAELAPLEPVEDEAQPLPFAQREKVWAEGATPLPERRRRALPEWSLGGDLRDTSVPRLLNAYYEARHHGELKLKQGSVLKVVYFESGRIVYAASNLAPERFGRFCVRRGVLTEAKLAEVAAYAKAHALRTGEAMLRMGVLDAGKRQALLGEQVKELIWSTFAWTEGAYGFSPMRPQRADLVRLSVFPGDLILEGTERTETLVALRQRLARTRRLSPTADPPYALHELKLGGPQALLLAYADGTKTVADLLAVSDLSEREALATLRGLELLGVLEERQDAPTRRQRISFGL from the coding sequence ATGGCGCGACTGCTCATCGTCGAGGACAATCACGAACTGGCCTCCCTGGTCGCCACCATGGCGCAGAACCGGGGCCATGACGCCATCGCCGTGCACACCGGCGAGGCGGCACTGGAGACGCTCGGTCCGAGCGCGCGCTTCGACGCCGCCCTCGTGGATCTGCTGCTCCCCGACATCCGTGGCAGCGAGGTGCTGGGCGCGCTGCGTGCCCATCGCATCCCGGCCATCGCCGTCAGCGGCGTCTACAAGGGCGACCGCTTCGCGCAGGAGGCCACGCAGGTGCACGGCGCACGGGCCTTCTTCGAGAAGCCCTTCGAGCTGGACACCGTCCTCGATGCCCTGGAACTCGCGGGCGGAGTGCCGCGCGCCCGACGCCCCGACGCCGCGGACGCAGTGGAGACGGTGCCCGCGCCACAGCAGGAGGAGCTGCTCGACGAGGTGGACCTGCTCGTCCTGGAGGAGCTGGTCCCCGAGCCGGACGACGCCGCCGATGCGGAGCTGGCGCCTCTGGAGCCGGTGGAGGACGAGGCGCAGCCCCTGCCCTTCGCCCAGCGCGAGAAGGTCTGGGCCGAGGGCGCCACGCCCCTCCCCGAGCGCCGCCGCCGCGCGCTGCCCGAGTGGTCGCTCGGAGGGGACCTGCGAGACACGTCCGTGCCGCGCCTCCTCAACGCCTACTACGAGGCGCGCCATCACGGAGAGCTGAAGCTCAAGCAGGGCTCGGTGCTGAAGGTCGTCTACTTCGAGTCCGGGCGCATCGTGTACGCGGCCTCCAACCTCGCCCCGGAGCGCTTCGGCCGCTTCTGCGTGCGGCGCGGCGTGCTGACCGAGGCGAAGCTCGCGGAGGTCGCCGCCTACGCGAAGGCTCACGCGCTGCGCACCGGCGAGGCCATGCTTCGCATGGGCGTGCTGGACGCGGGCAAGCGCCAGGCCTTGCTGGGCGAGCAGGTCAAGGAACTCATCTGGTCCACGTTCGCGTGGACCGAGGGCGCGTATGGGTTCAGCCCCATGCGTCCCCAGCGCGCGGACCTCGTTCGCCTGTCCGTGTTCCCGGGCGACCTCATCCTCGAAGGCACGGAGCGCACCGAGACGCTCGTGGCCCTGCGCCAGCGGCTCGCGCGCACCCGCCGCCTGTCGCCCACCGCGGATCCGCCGTACGCGCTGCACGAGCTGAAGCTCGGCGGTCCCCAGGCCCTGCTGCTGGCCTATGCGGATGGCACCAAGACGGTGGCGGACCTGCTCGCCGTGAGCGACCTCTCCGAGCGCGAGGCCCTGGCCACGCTGCGAGGATTGGAGCTGCTCGGGGTGCTGGAGGAGCGCCAGGACGCGCCCACGCGGCGTCAGCGCATCTCGTTCGGTCTCTAG
- a CDS encoding general secretion pathway protein GspE, which yields MRLGEQLVNEGLVTAEALEEALESQVVHGGRLGTNLVELGLLSEQDLARSLGKLHNCAHASGEMVPDPKAIALVDAHQADDKEFLPMRVDATRLSLAVVNPHDFTTLDAVAFKTGKRVVPVVIPEFRMNQLLRRYCKAFRPLRAIDVDAARPRKPVGVSGAVEKVQERPPDLMSEEEFQAVYAQALRGGGEQDADGVDSEEVITGVVLEEVAPAPIAAQRPGAFPGAAHAGAVVPGGMAPAGAVSRGASAPPPGTLQPMTGGAPPAAVQAQGARPQAGVPSHPSAPMPPQAGGHAAARPQGAVLPGALVPQGGGGVPPGALAPQGGAPNAAVPMPRGAVPPAPLGGAPKGNVLPGALPSQPQPAAGPSALPPQAPASFPVPGGTPQVPPPAAVQAPGRVGGAPVAARGGVPPAAPPSVGALGGAVPVAAPPSDAAARTPVPQAPARPPEPPPSPLTFAEAQAELGRSSDREDVARTVLRFAVGKWRRCLLLSVQGSLVTGWHGMGQGVRDAAVRRIGVALRDQSTFRLVRDTRSHYVGPVKRDAAMGVFYKLVGGGFPTTAVILPLLVRGKVVHLLYVDNGPDQLTTPDVGELLILSQSVGRSYEAMMRRRKGS from the coding sequence ATGCGCCTCGGTGAACAGCTCGTGAACGAAGGCCTCGTGACCGCTGAGGCCCTGGAAGAGGCGCTCGAATCCCAGGTGGTGCACGGCGGTCGGCTGGGGACGAACCTCGTCGAGCTGGGGCTGTTGTCGGAGCAGGACCTGGCGCGTTCGCTGGGCAAGCTCCACAACTGCGCGCACGCCTCGGGTGAGATGGTGCCCGACCCGAAGGCGATCGCGCTGGTGGACGCGCACCAGGCGGACGACAAGGAGTTCCTGCCCATGCGGGTGGATGCGACGCGGCTGAGCCTCGCCGTGGTCAACCCGCACGACTTCACGACGCTGGACGCGGTGGCGTTCAAGACGGGCAAGCGCGTGGTGCCGGTGGTCATCCCCGAGTTCCGGATGAACCAGCTGCTGCGCCGCTACTGCAAGGCGTTCCGGCCGCTGCGGGCCATTGACGTCGACGCGGCTCGGCCTCGCAAACCCGTGGGTGTCTCCGGCGCGGTGGAGAAGGTGCAGGAGCGGCCGCCCGACCTCATGAGCGAGGAGGAGTTCCAGGCGGTCTACGCGCAGGCGCTGCGCGGGGGCGGGGAGCAGGACGCGGACGGGGTCGACTCCGAGGAGGTCATCACGGGGGTGGTGCTGGAGGAGGTTGCTCCGGCCCCCATCGCGGCGCAGCGACCTGGTGCGTTCCCGGGGGCCGCGCACGCGGGAGCGGTGGTGCCGGGAGGCATGGCTCCGGCCGGTGCGGTTTCGCGCGGCGCGAGCGCACCTCCGCCAGGAACGTTGCAGCCCATGACGGGAGGCGCGCCCCCGGCCGCTGTCCAGGCGCAAGGGGCCAGGCCGCAGGCCGGCGTTCCTTCCCATCCGAGCGCGCCGATGCCTCCGCAGGCGGGAGGCCATGCTGCCGCGCGTCCGCAGGGCGCGGTGCTGCCGGGGGCGCTGGTTCCGCAGGGCGGTGGTGGCGTTCCTCCGGGCGCGTTGGCCCCGCAGGGCGGTGCGCCGAACGCTGCCGTGCCCATGCCTCGGGGGGCTGTGCCGCCCGCGCCGCTCGGTGGGGCGCCCAAGGGCAACGTGTTGCCAGGGGCGCTTCCCAGCCAGCCGCAGCCCGCGGCGGGGCCGAGCGCGCTTCCACCTCAGGCTCCCGCTTCCTTCCCTGTGCCGGGCGGGACTCCGCAGGTTCCTCCGCCCGCAGCGGTCCAGGCTCCGGGGCGAGTCGGTGGAGCGCCTGTCGCTGCTCGCGGTGGTGTGCCCCCGGCCGCGCCACCTTCCGTGGGGGCGCTGGGGGGAGCCGTCCCGGTGGCCGCGCCTCCGAGCGATGCCGCCGCACGGACTCCCGTTCCCCAGGCCCCGGCGCGTCCGCCCGAGCCGCCTCCGTCCCCTCTGACCTTCGCGGAGGCGCAGGCCGAGCTGGGACGCAGCTCGGACCGCGAGGACGTGGCGCGCACCGTGCTCCGCTTCGCCGTGGGCAAGTGGCGGCGCTGCCTGTTGCTGTCCGTGCAGGGCAGCCTCGTGACGGGCTGGCACGGCATGGGGCAGGGCGTCCGTGACGCGGCGGTGCGGCGCATCGGCGTCGCGTTGCGAGACCAGAGCACCTTCCGCCTCGTGCGCGACACGCGCTCGCACTACGTCGGGCCGGTGAAGCGCGATGCGGCGATGGGGGTGTTCTACAAGCTCGTCGGTGGAGGCTTTCCGACGACCGCGGTCATCCTTCCGCTCCTCGTGCGCGGCAAGGTGGTCCACCTGCTCTACGTGGACAACGGTCCGGATCAGCTCACGACGCCGGACGTGGGCGAGCTGCTCATCCTCTCGCAGAGCGTGGGCCGCTCGTACGAAGCCATGATGCGCCGCCGCAAGGGCTCCTGA